The nucleotide window CAGCACCCTGGCCGTGTCCCCGGAGACTTTGACGATCTGTCCCACGATGCCGTCGGCCGCGATCACGGCCATGCCTTCGCGCAGGCCGCTGGAACTGCCGCGGTCAATCAGCATAGTCCTGAACCAGGAGGAAATATCCTCACCCACAATGGATGCGGTCAAGGTGGGCGCCTTGACCGTCTCCTTCACTCCCAGCAGGCGCGAGAGCCGCTGGTTGGCGTACAGTGCCTCGTTGCCGGCCACTACCCGCTCGTTCAGGGCCCTGATCTCCTCACGCAGCTTCAGATTCTCCTTGTGCACATGCACCAGGCTGACATAACCGTCCCAGACCTCTTCGAAAAAATCGCTGACATATGCCGCCGGTTTCAATACCGGCCCGAACACGTTCATGACGCTGCGCTCAACCAGATTGGCTTCGCGGTTGCGGGGAACGTTCAACGAATAGAATATCAGGGCCAGCAGCACGCCGACACCGGTCAGGACTGTCAATCCGTATTTTTTAAAAAATTCCATGCATCATTTCCGTCACAAATGGACTGCAGGATGTCTGTACCAGCCTTTTCACGATGTTCAGGCGCACAGCAGCTCTGCCTCGTGATAGACACGCTGCAGGTAGCTGCGATACGAGGAGGCGGGGGTGCTGTCGATCACCTGCTGCATCTGCGCGCAGTCGATGAACCCCCGGCGCAGGGCGATCTCCTCCAGGCAGGCAATTTTAAGGCCTTGGCGGGATTCGATGGTTTCGATGAAGATGCTCGCTTCCAAGAGGCTCTTGTGGGTACCGGTGTCCAGCCAGGCGATGCCGCGCCCCAGGCGTTCGACGGTCAATTCCCCACGGCGCAGATACTCCAGGTTGACGTCGGTAATTTCAAGCTCGCCACGCGCCGAAGGTGCGATCGACTTGGCTATGGCTACGACGTTCCGGTCGTACAGATAGAGTCCGGGCACGGCGTAGTGGGATTTCGGCTGTTTCGGCTTCTCCTCGATGCTGAGCACCTTTCCGGTTGGGTCGAATTCCACCACCCCATAGCGTTCCGGATCATGTACCTGGTAGCCGAAGATCCTTGCCCCGCCCGTGAATTCACCCACGATGCGGTCCAGGTTCATCTTGCCGTAAAAGATGTTGTCCCCCAGAATCAAGGCCACCGGTCGATCGTCGATAAAATCCTGGCCGATCAGAAAGGCCTGGGCGATCCCTTTCGGCTCCGGCTGCACCTTATAGGTGATCGAAATTCCCCAGCGGGACCCATCGCCGAGCAGTGTTACGAAACGCGGGGTATCCTGCGGTGTCGAAATCAGTAGTATGTCTTTGATGCCCGCTGCCATCAGGGTTGCCAAAGGGTAGTAAATCATCGGTTTGTCGTAGACCGGCTGGAGCTGCTTGCTGGCAACGAGGGTCAGGGGGTAGAGCCGGCTGCCCGCTCCGCCTGCCAGAATGATGCCTTTGGTAATGCCCTGGGACATGGAAGATCCTTCCTTTCAAATCAAGTAATTGAATATCATTACACGCCTGCCCCCCCGGTGTCAAACCCGTTCAGCGGGATTGCAACCGGACTGCCGCTGCGTAGAGATCGTCGTAGACATCGACCCCCGGAGGCATCAGTTTTTCCTCTCCGCTGCCGTATCCGCTCCTCACCAGAACCGGCCGGCAGCCGGCCGCCATGGCAGCTTCGACATCGATCCGTTTATCGCCGATCATCACCGAGGCGGACAGATCGATGCCGAATCGCACGGCAGCATCCACGAGCATTCCCGGCAACGGCTTGCGGCAGCGGCACGGCAGGGCGTAGCTCCCCTTCCCGTCCGGGTGGTGGGGACAGTACAGCCAGGCATCCACCCGTGCCCCGGACCGCTCCAGTTCCGCGGCGATATGGCGATGCAAGGTCTCCACATCTTCCTCACCGTAATACCCCCGGGCTACGCCGGACTGATTGGTGACAACCACCACCAGAAAACCGGCATCGTTCAGAATCCGGATCGCCTCGGGTGCACCTGGCACGAATTCGAAATCCTCGATCCGGTAGAGATATTCCTTCTCCTGATTGATGGTGCCATCCCTGTCCAGAAATACAGCCCGCTTCATGTGAACATATTCTCCTTTGACAAACTCCTGAAAAACAATTAAAGAGAGTAACTTACTCCTCTTTCAAGGAACGGACTGAACATGATCAAGACCAACAATCTGAAAATTTCGGCGATCACCCCGATTATAGCACCGGCCGACCTGCGGCAGGTCCTGCCGCTTTCCGACAGCGACCGGGCCTTTGTCAGCACGAGCCGCGAGCGCATCAAGAACATCCTTCAGCGCCGGGACCCTCGCTTGATGGTGGTGGTCGGTCCTTGTTCGATCCACGATCCGGAGGCGGCCATCGATTACGCCAAGCGCCTGGCGGCCCTTTCCCGCCGAGTGGAGGACCAACTGCTGTTGATCATGCGGGTCTACTTCGAGAAACCCCGCACCACGGTCGGCTGGAAAGGGCTGATCAACGACCCGGACATGAACGGCAGCCACATGATATCCAAGGGGCTCGGCATCGCCCGGGGACTGCTCAGCAGGCTTACGCAGCTGGGCGTGCCGGTGGCCAACGAGATGCTCGACCCGATTACCCCCGAGTACGTGGCGGACATGATCAGCTGGGGAGCCATCGGCGCCCGCACCACCGAATCCCAGACTCATCGCGAACTGGCCAGCGGCTTGTCCTTTCCGATCGGCTTCAAGAACGGTACCGACGGCAACCTGCAGATCGCTATCGATGCCATGATCGCGGCCCAGCACCCGCACAGCTTCCTGGGGATCAACCGCGAGGGGCGCACGTCGATCATCCGGACCACCGGCAACCCCGATGTGCATATCGTCCTGCGGGGGAGCTCACGCAAACCCAATTACCATGTCGAGGACATCGCCCAGACCGAAGAGAGCCTCAGAAAGAACAACCTGTTTCCGACCATCATGGTTGACTGCAGCCACGGCAATTCCAACAAGGATTACCTGAAGCAGCCGCTCGTACTGGAGAGTGTCGTTCAGCAGGTCGTGGAGGGAAACAGGTCCATTTCGGGGGTCATGATCGAAAGTTTTCTGTCTGCCGGCAACCAGAAGGTTCCGGCCGACCACAGCCAGTTGAAGTACGGGGTTTCGATCACCGACGCCTGTATCGACTGGCCGACGACCGAGCAGATTCTGCTGGATGCTCACGCAAGGCTTAAAAACAGAGGCTAAGGCCAAGGTTAAGGTTGAGGTTTTTTCTTAACCTTAACCTGCTTCATTCCGCCTCATACATCAGCTTCATGCCGCCGGCCGCTTGGCCCAGCGCATTCTTGAAACTCCCCTCCGCCCCTTCCACCAGCAGATCCATGTAATTCAGCTTCTTCTTCGGGGGCAGCACTACCTCCGGCTCCCCTTTTATGCCCGCCTGCCGGCCCGCCTCCTCCACGGCATCCTGCAATGTCCCGAGGCGGTCCACCAGTTTCAGGGCCAGAGCCTGCTCGCCGGAAAGAATCCGGCCATCGGCGATCTTGCGCACATCTTCGACCGGCAGTTTACGCCCGGCTGCCACGGCACGGACGAACTGCTCATGGGTGTTGTCGATCACCGCCTGGAGCATGGCCCGGTCCTCGGGGGACATCTGGCGCAACGGAGATCCTGAATCCTTGTACTTGCCCGTCTTCAGCGTATAGGACTTGATTCCGATCTTGTCCATCAGGGTTTCGATGTTCGAAAGCTTGAGAATCACTCCTATGCTGGCGGTGATGGTGCCGGGGTTGGCAAATATCATCGAAGCCGGGGCCGAAATATAGTAGCCCCCTGAGGCGGCCAGACTCCCCATCGAGACGATGATCTTCTTCTTGGCCGCGAATTTCGCCACCTGATCGCTGATTTCCTGGGAGGGAGCCACAACGCCGCCGGGAGAATCCACCCGCAGCACAACGGCCTTGATATCGTCCTTTTTGAGGAAATACCGCAACTGTCGGATGGTATCCTTGGAGTCGAGGATCATGCCTTTGACCTCAACCAGCCCCACCCCTTCACCTGCAACCAGTTTTGACTCGCTGTCGGTCCCGATCAGACTCTTGGCAATCTGCACCGAGACCAGGAAAAGTACCATCACGAAGAGGATGGCGCCACCTACGACGAAGAGTGTTCTTTTGGACATGGTCGGCCCTGCCTGGGGAGAATTTGTATTTTCATTAGAGAAAGGCATCTGCTACAGTGTCAGTCATGCGTATTATAGTCATGTCAGACACTCACGGCAACTACCCGCAGGCTCTCAAGGCCTGTCAGCAGGCGGAACCTTTCGATCTGGTCATACATCTCGGTGACGGCGGCGACGACGTGGACGTACTGTCGCACTGCCTCGACAGGGAGGTCATTCATGTGGCCGGCAACTGCGACCACGGTTCAAAGGCTCCCCGCGAGCTGATCCGGGAGTGTGCCGGTAAACGGTTGTTGCTGCTGCATGGCGATCAGTATCGTGTCAAAAGAGGGCTGCAGGATCTCGAACGCCACGCATCGGCACTCGGGGTGGATGCGGTACTGTTCGGACATACCCACTGTGCCGCCGTGGTACCCCTGTCCGGCATGCTGTTCGTCAACCCCGGCACCCTGATCAAGACCGGCAGCGCCAATACCTTTGCCATCCTTGAAATCGGTCCGTCAGGGATCGATGCCAGCCTGCACGAGATCGACCCCAGTCTCTGATCACTGAAGAAAATCGGTACTCCGAAAGGACCGTCCCCCTCGTCTTCCCGACCGGAAGGAGGGCTGCCAGCCTTCTCCGCGGCAACCACCCATAAAACAGGGCGGGTGTAAAAACCCGCCCTTCCACGTCACGTCCAATAATTCCTGCTATTGTTCACCGGAGCGGTGCGAGGCCTCATGCCCCTTATGCACCGCCTTCTCCAGTCTGCGGCGTCGCGGCCAGCTGCACAGGAATGCGATCGGCCCCGACAGCACATAACAGAGCATGATTGCAAAGGTCATCACCACCGGTTCGGCAGCAACCACGATCAGCACGACTATTGCCAGCAGCAGGAATCCGAATGGCTGACGCTTGATCAGGGCCGGGTCCTTGAAGGAATAGTACCGGAAATTGGATACCATCAGAAATGCCAGCAGATAGATCAGGGTGATGACTGCCAGGCGCTTGAACATATACGGGGCCTGGATCAGTTCCTGGGGCAGCCGGTTGAAGTGATGGAAGAACAGTACGGTGGAGGCGACCATGCTGGCGGCTGCCGGTATAGGCAAGCCGACGAAGCGCTTGCTCTCAACCGTATTCACCTGCACGTTGAAACGGGCCAGCCGCAGCGCGCCGCAGGCCACAAACAGGAAAGCGGCCAGCCAGCCGACCCTGCCGAATGGTTTCAATGCCCAGGCATAGACCATCAGCGCCGGCGTCACGCCAAAGGCGACCAGATCGGCCAATGAATCGTATTCCACCCCGAACTTGCTGGTCGAACCGGTCATGCGCGCGATCTTGCCGTCCAGCCCGTCGCAGATGGCCGAAAGGAAGATCCACACAGCTGCGGTGCTGTAATTGCCGTTCAAGGTGGAGACCAGGCTGTAGAAACCGGCAAACAGGCTGCCGGTGGTCACCAGATTGGGCAGGATGTAGATGCCGCGCTTGATGTTTTCGTTTTTTTCCGTTGTCTCTTCCCGCGTCTCAGAGTTCATGCGTTTTCCCTGCCTTACCCGATACGGGCCAGCACCGTCTCGCCGGCCACGGTGGTATCGCCCAGCTTGACCTCCGGCGCTGCATCGGCCGGCAGATAGACATCCACTCGCGAGCCGAAACGGATCAGTCCGTAGCGCTCGCCGCGGATCAGGCGGTCGCCGACGCGTGGATAGCTGACGATCCGCCGTGCGATCAGTCCCGCGATCTGCACAAATGCCATTCTGACGCCGCGATCGGTTTCGAGAACGATCCCGTTGCGCTCGTTTTCGCATGATGCCCGGCCGTCCCGTGCATCGTAAAACTTACCGCACTCGTAATTCGTCTCCAGAACGGTGCCGTTGAAAGGCACCCTGTTGACATGCACATTGAAGACCGACATGAAAATGCTGATCTTGAGCGCTTCGCACTTGAGCGGCGTCTCCGGCACCCGTTCGACCACGATCACGGTTCCGTCGGCCGGAGCGACCACGGCACGCTCGTCAGCGGGCGGCGTCCGTTCGGGATTCCGGAAGAAGTAGAGCACGAAACCGGTGAGTAGAAGAGAGATGACAGCGGGGATGACGAGAACGATCGAACAGAGCTTCCAGGCGGAAAGTGCCAGCAGCAACGTCAATCCGAGGGAAAAAGCGATGAAGGGATAGCCTTCCCTGGCAAAAGGGGTATTTTTGTTCATGCAACCTGCCTGACCCGAAAAAGACGGGCTTACCACTTTGAAATTTCCCCCGGAGGGGATCCGGCAGTCAAACGTGCGGACACCCCTTTCCCCATCTCCTTACAGAGATCAACGGGCAAAGGGGTGTCCAATGACGAAAAAGGGTTACCCTAGTTCTTGGTCTTGTCGACGATCTTTTGGATCCAGGGCATCATGCTCCGGAGACGTTCGCCGACCTGCTCGATCGGATGGGCGGCATTGAGACGGCGACGGGCAGTCATTTCGGGATAGTTAGACATCCCTTCCAGGATGAAGCGCTTGGCGTACTCGCCGGTCTGAATGTTCTTCAGGCACTCCTTCATGGCAGCCCGGCTCTGATCGTTGATGACCTGCGGACCGGTGACGTACTCGCCGTACTCGGCATTATTGGAGATGGAGTAGTTCATGTTGGCGATACCCCCCTCGTACATGAGGTCCACGATCAGCTTCAGCTCGTGCAGGCACTCGAAGTAGGCCATCTCAGGAGCATATCCTGCATCCACCAGGGTTTCGAAACCGGCCTTCACCAATTCCACCGCCCCGCCGCACAGCACGGCCTGCTCGCCGAACAGGTCAGTCTCGGTCTCATCCTTGAAGGTGGTTTCGATGATGCCGGTACGGCCGCCGCCGATAGCGCTGGCGTAGGAGAGGGCCACGCTCCGGGCCTTGCCCGATGCATCCTGGAAAATGGCGATCAGGTCGGGAATTCCGCCCCCCTTCACGAACTCGGAACGAACGGTATGACCGGGCGCCTTGGGAGCGATCATGATAACATCCAGGTCGGCACGCGGCACGATCTGGTTGTAGTGGATGGCAAAGCCGTGGGCAAAGGCCAGGGTAGCGCCTTTTTTAAGTTTCGGCTCGATCTCTTCGCGGTACAGGCGGGACTGGAACTCGTCCGGAGTCAGGATCATCACCAGGTCGGCGGAGGCAACAGCCTCGGCAACGGTCGCCACCTTGAGGCCGGCATTCTTGGCCTTGGCCGCGGAAGCCGAGCCCTTGCGCAGCGCCACGGTAACATCAACGCCCGAATCCTTGAGGTTGCAGGCATGGGCATGTCCCTGAGAACCGTACCCGACAATGGTCACCTTTTTCTTTTTGATCA belongs to Geobacter sp. SVR and includes:
- the mreC gene encoding rod shape-determining protein MreC, which encodes MEFFKKYGLTVLTGVGVLLALIFYSLNVPRNREANLVERSVMNVFGPVLKPAAYVSDFFEEVWDGYVSLVHVHKENLKLREEIRALNERVVAGNEALYANQRLSRLLGVKETVKAPTLTASIVGEDISSWFRTMLIDRGSSSGLREGMAVIAADGIVGQIVKVSGDTARVLLLTDHASGIAATIQRSRARGVVKGKGDGFCSLEFTTREEDVKVGDLVVASGIGGIFMKGMPIGEVTMVKRGEYGIFQTVTIRPAVNTAHLEEVLVILRGGYE
- the rfbA gene encoding glucose-1-phosphate thymidylyltransferase RfbA; its protein translation is MSQGITKGIILAGGAGSRLYPLTLVASKQLQPVYDKPMIYYPLATLMAAGIKDILLISTPQDTPRFVTLLGDGSRWGISITYKVQPEPKGIAQAFLIGQDFIDDRPVALILGDNIFYGKMNLDRIVGEFTGGARIFGYQVHDPERYGVVEFDPTGKVLSIEEKPKQPKSHYAVPGLYLYDRNVVAIAKSIAPSARGELEITDVNLEYLRRGELTVERLGRGIAWLDTGTHKSLLEASIFIETIESRQGLKIACLEEIALRRGFIDCAQMQQVIDSTPASSYRSYLQRVYHEAELLCA
- the gmhB gene encoding D-glycero-beta-D-manno-heptose 1,7-bisphosphate 7-phosphatase; protein product: MVFQEFVKGEYVHMKRAVFLDRDGTINQEKEYLYRIEDFEFVPGAPEAIRILNDAGFLVVVVTNQSGVARGYYGEEDVETLHRHIAAELERSGARVDAWLYCPHHPDGKGSYALPCRCRKPLPGMLVDAAVRFGIDLSASVMIGDKRIDVEAAMAAGCRPVLVRSGYGSGEEKLMPPGVDVYDDLYAAAVRLQSR
- a CDS encoding 3-deoxy-7-phosphoheptulonate synthase — translated: MIKTNNLKISAITPIIAPADLRQVLPLSDSDRAFVSTSRERIKNILQRRDPRLMVVVGPCSIHDPEAAIDYAKRLAALSRRVEDQLLLIMRVYFEKPRTTVGWKGLINDPDMNGSHMISKGLGIARGLLSRLTQLGVPVANEMLDPITPEYVADMISWGAIGARTTESQTHRELASGLSFPIGFKNGTDGNLQIAIDAMIAAQHPHSFLGINREGRTSIIRTTGNPDVHIVLRGSSRKPNYHVEDIAQTEESLRKNNLFPTIMVDCSHGNSNKDYLKQPLVLESVVQQVVEGNRSISGVMIESFLSAGNQKVPADHSQLKYGVSITDACIDWPTTEQILLDAHARLKNRG
- the sppA gene encoding signal peptide peptidase SppA, with the translated sequence MSKRTLFVVGGAILFVMVLFLVSVQIAKSLIGTDSESKLVAGEGVGLVEVKGMILDSKDTIRQLRYFLKKDDIKAVVLRVDSPGGVVAPSQEISDQVAKFAAKKKIIVSMGSLAASGGYYISAPASMIFANPGTITASIGVILKLSNIETLMDKIGIKSYTLKTGKYKDSGSPLRQMSPEDRAMLQAVIDNTHEQFVRAVAAGRKLPVEDVRKIADGRILSGEQALALKLVDRLGTLQDAVEEAGRQAGIKGEPEVVLPPKKKLNYMDLLVEGAEGSFKNALGQAAGGMKLMYEAE
- a CDS encoding metallophosphoesterase, translating into MRIIVMSDTHGNYPQALKACQQAEPFDLVIHLGDGGDDVDVLSHCLDREVIHVAGNCDHGSKAPRELIRECAGKRLLLLHGDQYRVKRGLQDLERHASALGVDAVLFGHTHCAAVVPLSGMLFVNPGTLIKTGSANTFAILEIGPSGIDASLHEIDPSL
- the pssA gene encoding CDP-diacylglycerol--serine O-phosphatidyltransferase — its product is MNSETREETTEKNENIKRGIYILPNLVTTGSLFAGFYSLVSTLNGNYSTAAVWIFLSAICDGLDGKIARMTGSTSKFGVEYDSLADLVAFGVTPALMVYAWALKPFGRVGWLAAFLFVACGALRLARFNVQVNTVESKRFVGLPIPAAASMVASTVLFFHHFNRLPQELIQAPYMFKRLAVITLIYLLAFLMVSNFRYYSFKDPALIKRQPFGFLLLAIVVLIVVAAEPVVMTFAIMLCYVLSGPIAFLCSWPRRRRLEKAVHKGHEASHRSGEQ
- a CDS encoding phosphatidylserine decarboxylase family protein: MNKNTPFAREGYPFIAFSLGLTLLLALSAWKLCSIVLVIPAVISLLLTGFVLYFFRNPERTPPADERAVVAPADGTVIVVERVPETPLKCEALKISIFMSVFNVHVNRVPFNGTVLETNYECGKFYDARDGRASCENERNGIVLETDRGVRMAFVQIAGLIARRIVSYPRVGDRLIRGERYGLIRFGSRVDVYLPADAAPEVKLGDTTVAGETVLARIG
- the ilvC gene encoding ketol-acid reductoisomerase, producing the protein MKVYYDRDCDLKLIKKKKVTIVGYGSQGHAHACNLKDSGVDVTVALRKGSASAAKAKNAGLKVATVAEAVASADLVMILTPDEFQSRLYREEIEPKLKKGATLAFAHGFAIHYNQIVPRADLDVIMIAPKAPGHTVRSEFVKGGGIPDLIAIFQDASGKARSVALSYASAIGGGRTGIIETTFKDETETDLFGEQAVLCGGAVELVKAGFETLVDAGYAPEMAYFECLHELKLIVDLMYEGGIANMNYSISNNAEYGEYVTGPQVINDQSRAAMKECLKNIQTGEYAKRFILEGMSNYPEMTARRRLNAAHPIEQVGERLRSMMPWIQKIVDKTKN